In Rosa chinensis cultivar Old Blush chromosome 1, RchiOBHm-V2, whole genome shotgun sequence, a genomic segment contains:
- the LOC112202838 gene encoding uncharacterized protein LOC112202838 isoform X2, with product MIDPIVVEEIESDDEWITEIEDPVLPTDPNWLEDRIEDLTLNDEAVRNVPIGTYQSTLIDREPTPREASPPREPTPPPREPTPTREPTLSLDEPIVLYKRKSSQAPSSSRRKLPRKSMRLEDIADDDIRTNPYEDTNPLFEYQDDDSDGVDSDGGDSLDGDLLVDEDDDFQA from the exons ATGATCGATCCTATTGTTGTGGAAGAAATTGAATCCGATGATGAATGGATAACGGAGATAGAGGATCCGGTTCTTCCTACTGATCCTAATTGGCTTGAGGATAGAATAGAAGATCTAACATTGAATGATGAGGCGGTAAGGAATGTGCCAATTGGTACATACCAAAGTACCCTAATAGATAGAGAGCCTACTCCTCGTGAGGCTTCTCCTCCTCGTGAGCCTACTCCTCCTCCCCGTGAGCCTACTCCTACCCGTGAGCCTACTCTTTCTCTTGACGAGCCTATTGTTTTATACAAAAGGAAATCTAGTCAAGCACCAAGTTCAA GTAGAAGAAAGCTTCCAAGGAAATCAATGCGTCTTGAAGACATTGCGGATGATGATATTAGAACTAATCCATATGAAGATACTAATCCTCTCTTTGAGTACCAAGATGATGATAGTGATGGTGTTGATAGTGATGGTGGTGATAGTTTGGATGGTGATCTTCTagttgatgaggatgatgatttccAAGCATGA
- the LOC121053127 gene encoding uncharacterized protein LOC121053127, protein MAETNFVQPAIPRFDGHYDHWAMLMENFLRSKEYWHMVEIGIPAAAAEGGEEIEAQRKLREDAKLKDLKVKNYLFQAIDRTIVETILNKETAKGIWDSMRQKFQGSTKVKRAQLQTLRREFEVLGMREGEKVNEYFACTLTVANKMKGHGERMGDLVIVEKILRSMTRKYDYVVCLIEESNDLTTMTIDELQSSFLVHEQRMHAHWKFSDFFHKDEKF, encoded by the exons ATGGCAGAAACCAACTTTGTGCAGCCAGCAATACCTCGGTTCGATGGTCATTATGACCATTGGGCCATGCTCATGGAGAACTTCCTTCGTTCGAAGGAGTATTGGCACATGGTGGAGATTGGTATTCCAGCAGCTGCagcagaaggaggagaggagatAGAAGCTCAACGGAAGTTAAGAGAAGATGCAAAATTAAAAGACTTGAAGGTCAAAAATTACTTGTTCCAGGCCATCGACAGAACCATCGTGGAAACCATCTTGAACAAGGAGACTGCAAAAGGAATTTGGGACTCGATGAGACAGAAATTTCAAGGCTCAACGAAGGTTAAGAGAGCTCAGTTACAAACACTCAGAAGGGAGTTTGAAGTTCTTGGCATGAGAGAGGGTGAGAAAGTGAACGAGTATTTTGCTTGTACACTTACAGTGGCAAACAAAATGAAGGGACATGGGGAGAGAATGGGAGATTTGGTGATTGTGGAAAAGATCTTGCGGTCCATGACTCGCAAGTATGATTATGTGGTGTGCTTGATAGAGGAGTCCAACGATCTCACAACCATGACTATTGATGAGCTTCAAAGCAGCTTCTTAGTGCATGAGCAACGCATGCATGCAcatt ggaaattttctgatttttttcataAGGACGAAAAATTCTAA
- the LOC112202838 gene encoding uncharacterized protein LOC112202838 isoform X1, which produces MLEDISKLKVFETTIQRAKQIVKFIYGHTQVLSIMRKFTENKEIIRPAVTRFATSFLSLQSLYKQKEALISMFSSKDWNECGCTKHKDANDVRKWILHDGNFWNHVAYCIKSVLPLVCVLREVDSEVRPAMGFIYELMDAAKEKIAKNLGNVEPKYGPIWRRIDNRWSPQLHQPLHAAGYYLNPQFRYEENFSNTEHVKQGLEECMDRMLVGEDRIKAEIQLDLYERKLGKFGSEMALSTRKKRSPGPFPYL; this is translated from the exons ATGTTGGAGGATATAAGCAAGTTGAAAGTCTTTGAAACTACCATTCAAAGAGCTAAGCAAATTGTGAAGTTTATTTATGGGCATACACAAGTTCTTTCCATTATGAGAAAATTCACCGAGAACAAGGAGATTATTCGTCCGGCGGTTACAAGGTTTGCcacatcttttctctctcttcaaagtTTATATAAGCAAAAGGAAGCTCTCATTAGTATGTTTTCATCTAAAGATTGGAATGAATGTGGATGCACAAAACATAAAGATGCAAATGATGTGAGGAAGTGGATACTTCATGATGGAAATTTTTGGAATCATGTTGCTTATTGCATAAAAAGTGTTCTACCACTTGTTTGTGTTTTGAGAGAGGTTGATTCGGAAGTGAGACCTGCTATGGGATTTATCTATGAGTTGATGGATGCTGCAAAAGAAAAGATAGCTAAGAATCTTGGAAATGTGGAACCAAAGTATGGTCCAATTTGGAGGAGAATAGATAATAGATGGAGTCCACAACTTCATCAACCATTGCATGCAGCGGGTTATTACTTGAACCCTCAATTTCGGTATGAAGAAAACTTTTCAAATACCGAGCATGTGAAGCAGGGTTTGGAAGAGTGCATGGATAGGATGCTAGTTGGTGAGGATCGTATTAAAGCGGAGATACAATTAGACTTATATGAGCGAAAGCTCGGTAAGTTTGGAAGTGAAATGGCCTTGTCTACTAGGAAGAAGCGATCACCCG GTCCTTTCCCTTACTTGTAG